A genomic region of Xanthomonas fragariae contains the following coding sequences:
- the atpB gene encoding F0F1 ATP synthase subunit A, with product MAGEAATPTSYIQHHLQNLIYPVRDGGGTFWTIHVDTLVMAMLTGLVMVFAFWTATRNATAGVPGKWQAFVEICLEFVDRQAKDTYHGSSKLVTPIAITIFFWILLMNLIKMVPADFIAIPLGWAGIHSWKPVPTADVNATLGMSISVFFLMIFFSLRSKGVGGMTKEFLTAPFGKWMLPFNLLLNIVEWLSKPISLAMRLFGNMFGGEIVFLLIWVLGGAGIAGMVAGGVFGLGWMLFHLLVIPLQAFIFMMLSIVYLSLAEDSH from the coding sequence ATGGCGGGCGAGGCAGCAACCCCTACCTCCTACATCCAGCATCACTTGCAGAACCTCATCTATCCGGTTCGCGATGGTGGCGGTACGTTTTGGACCATCCACGTCGATACCCTGGTCATGGCAATGTTGACGGGTCTGGTCATGGTCTTCGCGTTCTGGACGGCGACCCGCAATGCCACAGCCGGCGTGCCGGGCAAGTGGCAGGCGTTCGTGGAAATCTGCCTGGAGTTCGTCGACCGGCAGGCCAAGGACACCTATCACGGCAGCAGCAAGCTGGTGACCCCGATCGCGATCACGATCTTCTTCTGGATCCTGTTGATGAATCTCATCAAGATGGTTCCGGCAGATTTCATCGCCATCCCGCTGGGTTGGGCAGGCATCCATTCCTGGAAGCCGGTGCCCACCGCCGACGTCAATGCCACCTTGGGCATGTCGATCAGCGTGTTCTTCCTGATGATCTTCTTCTCGCTGCGCTCCAAGGGCGTAGGCGGCATGACCAAGGAATTCCTGACGGCGCCGTTCGGCAAGTGGATGCTGCCGTTCAACCTGCTTTTGAACATCGTCGAGTGGCTGAGCAAGCCGATTTCGTTGGCGATGCGACTATTCGGCAACATGTTCGGCGGCGAGATCGTCTTCCTGCTGATCTGGGTGCTGGGCGGTGCGGGCATCGCCGGCATGGTTGCTGGCGGCGTATTCGGCCTTGGCTGGATGTTGTTCCACCTACTGGTGATTCCGTTGCAGGCTTTCATTTTCATGATGCTGTCGATCGTTTATCTGAGCCTTGCCGAAGACAGTCACTGA
- the atpE gene encoding F0F1 ATP synthase subunit C, translating to MYLAVLTNLAQVQSSTVLAVGIMIGLAALGAGLGLAIMAGKFLESAARQPELIPVLQVRMFITAGLIDAAFIISVAVGLLFAFANPLAQVFIERLSQAAG from the coding sequence ATGTACCTCGCCGTCCTGACCAACCTCGCTCAAGTCCAGAGCTCCACCGTCCTCGCCGTCGGCATCATGATCGGCCTGGCCGCGCTGGGTGCCGGCCTCGGTCTGGCCATCATGGCTGGCAAGTTCCTGGAGTCGGCCGCGCGCCAACCGGAATTGATCCCGGTGCTGCAGGTGCGCATGTTCATCACCGCCGGCCTGATCGACGCCGCGTTCATCATCAGCGTCGCTGTCGGCCTGCTGTTCGCCTTCGCCAACCCGCTGGCCCAGGTGTTCATCGAGCGTCTGTCGCAGGCTGCCGGCTGA
- a CDS encoding F0F1 ATP synthase subunit B, whose translation MDITLTIFAQALAFAGLIWIVATKIWPPLLRAIEERQQKIAEGLAAADRSQKDLAQAHEKVNEVLKDARTKANEIIDQAHARANQIIEAAKHEAIAEANRQKELAQTEIDAAATRAREELRKQVSVLAVSGAEKLLKREIDANAHKALLDELAAEI comes from the coding sequence ATGGACATCACCCTTACCATCTTTGCCCAGGCGCTGGCCTTCGCCGGTCTAATCTGGATCGTCGCGACCAAGATCTGGCCGCCGCTGTTGCGGGCGATCGAAGAGCGTCAGCAAAAGATCGCTGAAGGTCTGGCTGCGGCCGATCGTAGTCAGAAGGATCTGGCGCAGGCGCATGAAAAGGTCAACGAAGTACTGAAGGACGCACGCACCAAGGCCAACGAGATCATTGATCAGGCCCATGCGCGCGCCAACCAGATCATCGAAGCGGCCAAGCATGAGGCGATTGCCGAAGCCAACCGTCAAAAGGAGCTGGCGCAGACCGAAATTGACGCGGCCGCGACCCGTGCCCGCGAGGAACTACGCAAGCAGGTCTCCGTGCTGGCAGTCAGCGGTGCCGAAAAGCTGCTCAAGCGCGAAATCGATGCCAACGCCCACAAGGCGCTGCTCGACGAGCTGGCGGCGGAGATTTAA